One window from the genome of Schistocerca piceifrons isolate TAMUIC-IGC-003096 chromosome 1, iqSchPice1.1, whole genome shotgun sequence encodes:
- the LOC124787928 gene encoding mediator of RNA polymerase II transcription subunit 9 isoform X2: MEAIEQNGSIAAPTNLTVDDVDVDFLPLIYDIIRSVERDPHDSTQKTRESQDISQKILELHKKFDEARAQNMAGW, translated from the exons ATGGAAGCGATagagcaaaatggttcaattgcagCTCCAACTAACCTGACAGTCGACGACGTTGATGTTGATTTCTTACCACTTATATACGATATTATTAGAAG TGTGGAACGTGATCCTCATGACTCGACACAGAAAACAAGAGAATCTCAAGATATAAGCCAAAAAATTTTGGAACTACATAAGAAGTTTGATGAAGCAAGAGCTCAG AACATGGCTGGCTGGTGA